From a region of the Sporichthyaceae bacterium genome:
- a CDS encoding lysylphosphatidylglycerol synthase transmembrane domain-containing protein — translation MTDHAAVPGAPTVSRPVAVVAALVAGGVALDVLVHHAEVTNALLGVRGADRQWLAIAGLAAMALWITGTATQLGVLRITPPVGRLFAVQVAASFANSLVPGGVGGMAVNVRFLRRHGLNTRAGMAAVGMNSLAGLLAHLALLAGVAIAVPGRFHEVWRTLNGDVHAAMSRHLLVGCGVVAALLLLATLVAVLRRREVLRARGEAVRAELAALRDVLRHPRRAVALWVGALATPLLHCLVLFAVLHSLEVGISPMTATAVYLTVSTVAALIPAPGGLGTFDVLLTGALVAVGVYGPAAVGAVVAYRLVTVWLPLVPSGCVFAFLLRRRVI, via the coding sequence ATGACGGATCACGCGGCGGTGCCCGGGGCACCGACGGTGAGCCGACCCGTCGCGGTGGTTGCCGCGCTGGTCGCGGGCGGCGTGGCGTTGGATGTGTTGGTCCATCACGCCGAGGTGACCAACGCCCTGCTCGGGGTGCGCGGGGCGGACCGGCAGTGGCTGGCCATCGCCGGCCTGGCCGCGATGGCCCTGTGGATCACCGGTACCGCCACGCAGTTGGGCGTGTTGCGCATCACCCCGCCGGTAGGTCGACTGTTCGCCGTCCAGGTGGCCGCTTCGTTCGCGAACAGCCTGGTGCCCGGCGGCGTGGGCGGCATGGCGGTCAACGTCCGTTTCCTGCGCCGACACGGGCTGAACACCCGGGCGGGCATGGCCGCGGTGGGCATGAACTCTCTCGCCGGGCTGCTGGCTCACCTGGCGTTGTTGGCCGGAGTGGCCATCGCGGTGCCGGGGCGTTTCCACGAGGTGTGGCGCACGCTGAACGGCGACGTGCACGCGGCTATGTCCCGGCACCTGTTGGTCGGCTGCGGGGTGGTGGCGGCCCTGTTGCTGCTGGCCACGCTGGTCGCGGTGCTGCGTCGACGCGAGGTCCTGCGCGCCCGGGGTGAAGCGGTGCGCGCGGAGTTGGCCGCACTGCGGGACGTGCTGCGCCACCCGCGTCGTGCGGTGGCGTTGTGGGTGGGTGCGTTGGCGACCCCACTGCTGCACTGCCTGGTGCTGTTCGCGGTGCTGCACAGCCTCGAGGTGGGGATCAGCCCGATGACCGCGACCGCGGTCTACCTCACCGTGTCAACCGTGGCCGCGTTGATTCCCGCGCCCGGTGGGCTGGGCACCTTCGACGTGCTGCTCACCGGAGCGCTGGTCGCGGTCGGCGTGTACGGTCCCGCCGCGGTCGGTGCGGTGGTCGCCTACCGGTTGGTCACGGTGTGGCTGCCGCTGGTGCCCTCGGGCTGTGTGTTCGCGTTCCTGCTGCGCCGACGCGTCATCTGA
- a CDS encoding PIG-L family deacetylase, whose product MTFTLVSFHAHPDDETLLTGGTLARAAAEGHRVVLVVATAGEAGLAADSGGRLGARRLCELRQAAGELGCARVEVLGYPDSGSLSPAPAGSFAAVPIAEPAARLAAILREEAADVLTVYDAAGGYGHPDHIAVHHVGLAAARLAGTRCVLAATLDRTALRRAARLLSWLPRVPADFGPDRFVAAYTAREQLTHRIDVRGYTDAKRRAIAAHVSQRGGGDSIRTLAMLLRLPRPVFHRLLGAEWFVEIGRP is encoded by the coding sequence ATGACCTTCACTCTCGTCTCGTTTCACGCCCACCCCGACGACGAGACGTTGCTCACCGGCGGCACCCTGGCGCGGGCAGCGGCCGAAGGGCATCGCGTGGTGCTGGTGGTGGCCACCGCCGGCGAGGCCGGTCTGGCGGCCGACAGCGGCGGGCGTCTCGGCGCGCGCAGGCTATGCGAGCTCAGGCAAGCGGCCGGTGAACTCGGCTGTGCGCGTGTCGAGGTCCTCGGGTATCCGGACTCGGGTTCGCTGTCGCCGGCGCCCGCGGGTTCGTTCGCCGCGGTGCCGATCGCCGAACCGGCCGCTCGATTGGCCGCGATCCTGCGCGAGGAGGCCGCCGACGTGCTCACCGTCTACGACGCGGCAGGCGGGTACGGGCATCCCGATCACATCGCGGTGCACCACGTGGGGTTGGCCGCGGCCCGACTGGCGGGCACCCGATGCGTGCTGGCCGCGACTCTCGACCGCACCGCGTTGCGCCGGGCGGCCCGGTTGTTGTCGTGGCTGCCGCGGGTCCCGGCGGACTTCGGCCCGGACCGATTCGTGGCCGCGTACACCGCGCGCGAACAGCTCACCCACCGCATCGACGTGCGCGGTTACACCGACGCGAAACGACGCGCCATCGCCGCACACGTCAGCCAGCGGGGCGGCGGGGACTCCATCCGTACGCTGGCCATGTTGTTGCGGCTCCCCCGGCCGGTGTTCCACCGATTGTTGGGTGCCGAGTGGTTCGTCGAGATCGGCCGCCC
- a CDS encoding response regulator transcription factor, with amino-acid sequence MARLLLVEDDEAIGRRVDAALRANGHNVVWQRTGGSALIEATRTSFDLVLLDLGLPDRDGVEVCRDLRVRQPGCVLVMLTARREEMDVVVGLEAGADDYITKPFGMTELIARIRAHLRRLSADGSAPSEVFSDGDLVLDPHARRCSVGGSEVELRAKEFDLLARLARSAGHAVSREVLMADVWDENWFGSTKTLDVHIAAVRRRLDAAAGRTEPPARVPGITTLRGHGYRLDLTPQLA; translated from the coding sequence GTGGCGCGATTGTTGCTGGTGGAGGACGACGAGGCGATCGGACGCCGGGTAGATGCGGCGTTGCGCGCGAACGGGCACAACGTGGTGTGGCAACGCACCGGCGGTAGTGCGCTGATCGAGGCCACCCGCACCTCCTTCGACCTGGTGTTGCTGGACCTGGGCCTGCCGGACCGGGACGGTGTCGAGGTCTGCCGAGACCTGCGGGTGCGTCAGCCCGGCTGTGTGCTGGTGATGCTGACTGCGCGGCGCGAGGAAATGGACGTGGTGGTCGGCCTGGAGGCCGGCGCCGATGACTACATCACCAAGCCGTTCGGCATGACCGAACTCATCGCCCGCATCCGGGCGCACCTGCGGCGGCTGTCCGCGGACGGTTCAGCGCCCAGCGAGGTGTTCAGCGACGGGGACCTGGTGCTCGATCCGCACGCCCGGCGCTGTTCGGTGGGTGGGTCGGAGGTGGAGCTACGGGCCAAGGAATTCGATCTGCTGGCCCGCCTGGCCCGCTCGGCCGGCCACGCGGTGAGCCGCGAGGTACTGATGGCCGACGTGTGGGACGAGAACTGGTTCGGCTCCACCAAGACTCTCGATGTGCATATCGCGGCGGTGCGCCGCCGATTGGATGCTGCTGCCGGACGCACCGAACCGCCGGCCCGGGTACCCGGCATCACCACACTGCGCGGCCACGGCTATCGGTTGGACCTGACCCCGCAGCTCGCCTGA
- a CDS encoding glycosyltransferase family 4 protein, whose protein sequence is MSAPPVGAVALPAVPGPVAHRPLRIAHVTDFYLPRCGGIELQVRDLAARQVAAGHRVTVLTSTPRRPGQDGGTVGAGVVVHRLAEAGTMPGMRAPVRAVLRQALRTGRFDVVHVHGAPFSPLAFTAAALAAELPTVFTMHSILGPAEAGFQLFRGVWRWPTWPAVWTAVSEVAAAPLRGMLGDTPVHVLPNGVDVAAWQVTPTPRETRDVVAVAVMRLTSRKRSLPLLRILRDARAQLPAEVRLRLLVLGDGPMRPRMQRWLTRHQLHSEVVLAGVRPRADVRRALARADMFLAPAVLESFGIAALEARCAGVPVLARAQSGTVEFVAHGREGLLARDDTQMAAQLAALATDPARRAAIAAHNRSVAPPLDWDTVLTRTHQLYALADTTVAVPA, encoded by the coding sequence ATGTCAGCTCCACCGGTGGGCGCGGTCGCCCTGCCCGCGGTGCCCGGCCCGGTCGCCCACCGTCCACTTCGCATCGCCCATGTCACCGATTTCTACCTGCCGCGCTGCGGCGGCATCGAGTTGCAGGTCCGTGACCTGGCCGCCCGACAGGTCGCCGCCGGCCATCGGGTAACGGTGTTGACCTCCACGCCGCGCCGGCCCGGCCAGGACGGCGGCACCGTCGGAGCCGGTGTGGTGGTACACCGGTTGGCCGAGGCGGGCACCATGCCCGGCATGAGGGCCCCGGTGCGCGCCGTGCTGCGCCAAGCATTGCGGACCGGCCGCTTCGACGTGGTGCACGTGCACGGCGCGCCCTTCTCGCCGTTGGCGTTCACCGCAGCCGCGCTGGCCGCCGAGTTGCCAACGGTATTCACCATGCACTCAATCCTCGGCCCCGCCGAGGCCGGCTTCCAACTGTTCCGCGGGGTGTGGCGATGGCCGACCTGGCCGGCGGTGTGGACCGCGGTCAGTGAGGTGGCGGCCGCGCCGCTGCGCGGCATGCTCGGCGATACCCCCGTGCACGTACTGCCGAACGGGGTGGACGTAGCCGCCTGGCAGGTGACGCCCACCCCCCGCGAGACGCGCGACGTGGTGGCGGTAGCGGTGATGCGACTGACCTCCCGCAAACGGTCGCTGCCGCTGCTGCGCATCCTGCGCGACGCGCGCGCACAGCTGCCCGCCGAGGTCCGGCTGCGCCTGCTGGTGCTCGGTGACGGCCCGATGCGACCCCGCATGCAGCGTTGGTTGACCCGCCATCAGCTGCACTCCGAGGTGGTGCTGGCGGGGGTCCGGCCACGGGCGGATGTGCGTCGCGCGCTGGCCCGCGCGGACATGTTCCTGGCCCCGGCGGTGCTGGAGTCGTTCGGCATCGCGGCGCTGGAGGCGCGCTGCGCGGGGGTACCGGTGCTGGCCCGGGCGCAGAGTGGCACGGTGGAGTTCGTGGCGCACGGCCGGGAGGGTCTGCTCGCCCGGGACGACACACAGATGGCCGCGCAGTTGGCCGCGCTGGCCACCGACCCGGCCCGACGGGCCGCGATCGCCGCACACAACCGGTCCGTCGCACCGCCGCTGGACTGGGACACCGTGCTGACCCGTACCCACCAGCTGTACGCGTTGGCCGACACAACGGTTGCCGTACCCGCGTGA